The following are encoded in a window of Flavobacterium cupriresistens genomic DNA:
- the pruA gene encoding L-glutamate gamma-semialdehyde dehydrogenase: MLKGFFHVPKAVNEPVKGYAPNSPEKAAVQAAYTTMWNSKIDVPLYIGSEEIKTGNTKTISAPHDHKHIVGTYHLAEKQHIEKAIANALESRTAWANMAWEQRAAIFLKAAELIAGPYRARINAATMIGQSKNIHQAEIDASCELIDFLRYNVEFMTQIYNDQPKSDSTTWNRLEYRPLEGFVYAITPFNFTAIAANLPASAAMMGNVVIWKPSDSQVFSTKIIIEVFKEAGVPDGVINVVFGDALMITDTVLASRDFAGVHFTGSTHVFKDIWAKIGANIHHYKTYPRIVGETGGKDFIIAHPSANAKQVSTGISRGAFEFQGQKCSAASRAYIPQSLWPTVKEQLIADVKSMKMGSPEDFGNFITAVIHEGSFDKLASYIDQAKKDADAEIIVGGNYDKSVGYFIEPTVIVTTNPKYTTMETELFGPVMTIYVYEDAKWEETLELVDTTSEYALTGAVFSQDRYAIEVATTKLQNAAGNFYINDKPTGAVVGMQPFGGARASGTNDKAGSALNLLRWASPRTIKETFVTPEDYKYPFLG, from the coding sequence ATGCTAAAAGGATTCTTTCATGTACCAAAAGCGGTAAACGAGCCGGTAAAAGGATACGCACCAAACTCACCAGAAAAAGCAGCTGTTCAGGCAGCTTACACTACCATGTGGAACTCAAAAATTGATGTTCCGTTATACATTGGAAGTGAAGAAATAAAAACTGGAAACACTAAAACAATATCAGCTCCTCACGATCACAAACATATCGTAGGAACGTATCACTTAGCTGAAAAGCAACATATCGAAAAAGCAATTGCTAATGCACTTGAATCAAGAACAGCATGGGCTAACATGGCATGGGAACAACGTGCGGCTATTTTCTTAAAAGCAGCTGAACTTATTGCAGGACCATACAGAGCGCGCATTAATGCAGCTACTATGATTGGTCAGTCTAAAAATATACACCAGGCAGAAATTGATGCTTCTTGTGAATTGATCGACTTTTTACGTTACAACGTAGAATTTATGACACAAATTTACAACGATCAACCAAAATCAGATTCTACAACCTGGAACCGTTTAGAGTACAGACCTCTTGAAGGTTTTGTTTACGCAATTACTCCTTTTAACTTTACTGCTATCGCTGCAAACCTTCCTGCAAGTGCCGCAATGATGGGTAACGTTGTTATCTGGAAACCAAGTGACAGTCAAGTATTCTCTACAAAAATCATTATTGAAGTATTCAAAGAAGCAGGAGTTCCTGATGGCGTTATCAACGTAGTTTTTGGAGATGCTTTAATGATTACTGATACTGTTTTAGCAAGTCGTGATTTTGCAGGAGTTCACTTTACAGGTTCTACTCATGTATTCAAAGACATCTGGGCTAAAATTGGAGCAAACATTCACCACTACAAAACATATCCAAGAATTGTTGGTGAAACAGGTGGTAAAGATTTTATCATTGCACACCCAAGCGCTAATGCAAAACAAGTTAGCACAGGAATTTCTCGTGGTGCTTTCGAATTTCAAGGACAAAAATGTTCTGCAGCTTCAAGAGCTTATATCCCTCAAAGTTTATGGCCAACTGTAAAAGAGCAGTTAATCGCTGATGTAAAATCAATGAAAATGGGCTCTCCGGAAGATTTCGGAAACTTTATTACTGCAGTTATCCACGAAGGTTCTTTTGATAAATTGGCGAGTTATATCGACCAGGCTAAAAAAGATGCTGACGCTGAAATCATCGTTGGAGGAAATTACGATAAATCTGTAGGATACTTTATTGAGCCAACAGTTATTGTAACGACCAACCCAAAATACACTACAATGGAAACCGAATTATTCGGACCGGTAATGACAATTTACGTTTACGAAGATGCTAAATGGGAAGAGACTTTAGAATTGGTTGATACTACTTCTGAGTATGCTTTGACAGGAGCTGTATTTAGCCAGGATCGTTATGCTATTGAAGTAGCAACTACGAAATTGCAAAATGCTGCGGGTAACTTCTACATTAATGATAAACCAACAGGAGCCGTTGTAGGTATGCAACCGTTTGGTGGAGCAAGAGCATCAGGAACAAACGATAAAGCAGGTTCTGCATTAAACTTATTGCGTTGGGCTTCTCCTAGAACAATCAAAGAAACTTTTGTAACTCCGGAAGATTACAAATATCCATTTTTAGGATAA